From Caminibacter mediatlanticus TB-2, the proteins below share one genomic window:
- a CDS encoding UDP-2,3-diacylglucosamine diphosphatase, with product MKYRSIFISDIHLGIRYSQTDKLLQFFRENESEYLYLVGDIIDGWAIKRKFYWPQTHSDVIQKILRKARKNTKVIYVTGNHDEFIRPFVPILLGNNIEIVNEATHIGIDGNRYLVTHGDFFDSITMTKKWIAHLGDLGYDFLLFLNRYINMARQTLGIGKYWSISKYVKDNVKKSVSFITDFETILAKYARENNYDGVICGHIHKAEYRMIENIIYLNCGDWVENCTAIVETMEGEWKIIENLNN from the coding sequence ATGAAGTATAGGTCAATCTTTATTTCGGATATACATTTAGGAATAAGATACTCACAAACAGACAAACTTCTTCAATTTTTTAGAGAAAACGAATCAGAATATTTATATTTAGTTGGTGATATAATTGATGGATGGGCAATAAAAAGAAAATTCTATTGGCCGCAAACTCACTCAGATGTTATTCAAAAAATACTTAGAAAAGCCAGAAAAAATACAAAAGTAATCTATGTAACAGGCAATCATGATGAATTTATTAGACCTTTTGTGCCTATCTTACTTGGAAACAATATAGAAATTGTAAATGAAGCAACTCATATTGGAATTGATGGAAATAGGTATCTTGTGACTCATGGAGATTTTTTTGACTCAATCACAATGACAAAAAAATGGATAGCTCATCTTGGAGATTTAGGATATGATTTTTTACTTTTTCTAAATCGCTACATCAATATGGCAAGACAAACGCTTGGAATTGGCAAGTATTGGTCAATTTCTAAATATGTAAAAGATAATGTAAAAAAATCTGTAAGTTTTATAACTGATTTTGAGACAATTTTGGCTAAATATGCAAGAGAAAATAATTATGATGGAGTTATATGCGGTCATATCCATAAAGCCGAATATAGAATGATAGAAAATATAATTTATTTAAATTGTGGTGATTGGGTAGAAAACTGTACAGCAATTGTTGAAACAATGGAGGGTGAGTGGAAAATAATAGAAAACCTGAACAATTAA
- a CDS encoding glycosyltransferase produces MENNRKPEQLNILFTIASLGLGHATRTLPIIEHFKNQGHKITILSYVKALEFLKDELYDKTIEFISLEDYPKLERGKGWKFYYYLIVDLLKTTKIIKKEKKFLKDKEFDLIISDGRYGFNSKHIPSFLISHQISFIPPKVLMPFKFISDIGNLIHFRKFHKVFIPDFKEKEFNLAGKLSHNILLKFFNYEFVGILSSYKQFNTDKKIDYLFVISGYLDEHKDSFVSRLINQAKNIEGKKVFILGDTSKKEVVNLENNITIYPIATSNLRKELFNAANVIISRTGYTTIMDLIEMNKKGILFPTPNQTEQEYLAKYHSKKNWFITNKNDKDFDLKELINKLDKTTPHPKNEKTTYSIKKIEKIVNYYLDEIFFSIIIPAFNEAKYLKNTLNHIKNLNYSNYEVIIVENGSNDNTYEIAKEYENEKIKVIKSKKGVSIAKNEGIKHINSSDYTIFLDADTILERNFLKELNLFLKEENFAIGTTSIKPYNSNSKIDKFWYKFYDISHKITQTSYSIQIINTSLLNKVKFDEELNFSEDIKFIKDAKKYGKFFFFETNSVATSTRRFKKEGYIKTLIKWTFQAILPEFLKKNSNYNPVR; encoded by the coding sequence GTGGAAAATAATAGAAAACCTGAACAATTAAATATACTTTTTACAATTGCATCTCTTGGACTTGGTCATGCTACAAGAACACTGCCTATAATAGAACATTTTAAAAACCAAGGTCATAAAATCACAATACTATCATATGTAAAGGCATTAGAATTTTTAAAAGATGAATTATATGATAAAACAATAGAGTTTATCTCTTTGGAGGATTATCCAAAACTTGAAAGAGGAAAAGGATGGAAGTTTTATTATTATTTAATTGTTGATTTACTTAAAACTACAAAAATAATAAAAAAAGAAAAAAAGTTTTTAAAAGATAAAGAGTTTGATTTGATAATAAGTGATGGAAGATATGGTTTTAATTCAAAACATATACCATCTTTTCTAATTTCGCATCAAATTTCATTTATTCCACCAAAAGTTTTAATGCCTTTTAAGTTTATTAGTGATATTGGAAATTTAATTCATTTTAGAAAATTTCATAAGGTTTTTATTCCAGATTTTAAAGAAAAAGAATTTAATTTAGCAGGAAAACTTTCACATAATATTTTACTTAAATTTTTTAATTATGAATTTGTTGGTATTTTATCATCATATAAACAATTTAATACAGATAAAAAAATAGATTATCTTTTTGTAATAAGTGGATATTTAGACGAACATAAAGATAGTTTCGTATCAAGACTTATAAATCAAGCAAAAAACATTGAAGGCAAAAAAGTTTTTATTTTAGGTGATACTTCAAAAAAAGAGGTTGTTAATTTAGAAAACAATATTACTATATATCCAATTGCCACATCAAATTTAAGAAAAGAGCTTTTTAATGCTGCTAATGTTATTATTTCACGCACTGGTTATACTACAATTATGGATTTAATAGAAATGAATAAAAAAGGAATTTTATTCCCTACACCAAATCAAACCGAACAAGAATACTTAGCAAAATATCACTCTAAAAAAAATTGGTTTATAACAAACAAAAATGATAAAGATTTTGATTTAAAAGAGTTAATAAATAAACTTGATAAGACAACACCTCATCCTAAAAATGAAAAAACAACTTATTCTATTAAAAAAATAGAAAAAATAGTAAATTATTATTTAGATGAAATCTTTTTTTCAATCATAATTCCAGCATTCAATGAAGCAAAATATCTAAAAAATACACTTAATCATATAAAAAATCTAAACTATTCAAATTATGAGGTTATAATTGTAGAAAATGGCTCAAATGATAATACTTATGAAATTGCAAAAGAGTATGAAAATGAAAAAATCAAAGTTATTAAAAGCAAAAAAGGTGTATCAATTGCTAAAAATGAAGGAATTAAACATATAAATAGTAGTGATTACACAATCTTTTTAGATGCTGATACTATTTTAGAAAGAAATTTTTTAAAAGAGTTAAATTTGTTTTTGAAAGAAGAAAATTTTGCAATTGGTACAACCTCAATAAAACCGTATAATTCAAATTCAAAAATAGATAAGTTTTGGTATAAATTTTATGATATTTCACATAAAATAACTCAAACATCTTACTCAATCCAAATTATTAACACAAGTCTATTAAATAAAGTTAAATTTGATGAAGAGTTAAACTTTTCAGAAGATATAAAATTTATTAAAGATGCAAAAAAATATGGAAAATTTTTCTTTTTTGAAACAAATAGTGTAGCTACTTCCACAAGAAGATTTAAAAAAGAGGGGTATATTAAAACACTTATTAAATGGACTTTTCAAGCAATACTTCCTGAATTTCTTAAAAAAAATAGTAATTATAATCCGGTTAGATGA
- a CDS encoding DedA family protein, translated as MNILNEFINFLSHHQDIVYFILFLGSMFETIIGFSFIVYGEIFFLAGSIMAGSGILDITKVIIALYLGAIIGDNISYFIGRKFGKNIYYSLRKIKLLQKYINKKNYVKSARYLRKKGALSLFFARLLGPLSWIMPFIAGVYKIDYKKFLIFNTLGIIAGIGQFIIVGYLFGMHYKEILKTIETYFWVIIIFILIFFMFKKFIRIKK; from the coding sequence ATGAATATATTAAATGAATTTATAAATTTTCTCTCTCATCATCAAGATATTGTATATTTTATTCTATTTTTAGGAAGTATGTTTGAGACTATTATTGGCTTTTCTTTTATAGTATATGGTGAGATTTTTTTCTTAGCCGGAAGTATTATGGCTGGAAGTGGTATTTTAGATATCACAAAAGTGATAATTGCTTTATATCTTGGTGCAATAATTGGAGACAATATAAGTTATTTTATTGGTAGAAAATTTGGTAAAAACATTTACTACTCTCTTAGGAAGATAAAACTTCTACAAAAATATATAAACAAAAAAAATTATGTAAAAAGTGCAAGATATTTACGAAAAAAAGGTGCTTTAAGTCTATTTTTTGCAAGATTGCTTGGACCACTTTCATGGATAATGCCTTTTATTGCAGGTGTATATAAAATTGATTATAAAAAATTTTTAATATTCAACACACTTGGTATAATAGCAGGAATTGGACAGTTTATAATTGTAGGATATCTATTTGGAATGCATTATAAAGAGATTTTAAAAACAATTGAGACATATTTTTGGGTAATTATTATTTTTATACTTATTTTTTTTATGTTTAAAAAATTTATTAGGATTAAAAAATGA
- a CDS encoding patatin-like phospholipase family protein, whose protein sequence is MKLSIALSGGAARGVFHLGFLDVLLKEGVEIKEISGSSAGAIVAGAIACKIPLKDIFEIVKSKEFKSIFKFSLKTGLFKIDLNSTILDKFFLYDDLSKSDIPLFICVTDFQEEKALYLNAGDPKKIIPASCAIYPFFEPIVYKDKILVDGGYKDNLPSSPLNGNILGINVVPNCKIEKLTHKNIIIKVSQMLIRNTINYEKIKYLIEPQEICKIRAFSFNDLDECYGLGKKYAFNWLRQL, encoded by the coding sequence ATGAAACTATCAATTGCTCTATCTGGTGGAGCTGCAAGAGGAGTTTTTCATCTTGGATTTTTGGATGTTTTATTAAAAGAAGGTGTTGAAATAAAAGAAATTAGCGGAAGTAGTGCTGGTGCAATAGTTGCTGGGGCAATTGCATGTAAAATTCCTCTAAAAGATATTTTTGAAATAGTAAAATCAAAAGAATTTAAAAGTATATTCAAATTTAGCTTAAAAACTGGTCTTTTTAAAATAGATTTAAACTCAACAATACTTGATAAATTTTTTTTATATGATGATTTAAGTAAAAGCGATATTCCTCTTTTTATATGTGTAACAGATTTTCAAGAAGAAAAAGCTCTCTATCTCAATGCAGGAGACCCTAAAAAAATAATACCTGCTTCTTGTGCAATTTATCCATTTTTTGAGCCAATTGTTTATAAAGACAAAATTTTAGTTGATGGGGGATATAAAGACAATCTTCCATCATCTCCGCTAAATGGTAATATTTTAGGAATTAATGTAGTGCCAAATTGTAAAATAGAAAAGCTCACGCATAAAAATATAATAATCAAAGTTTCACAAATGTTAATTAGAAACACTATTAATTATGAAAAAATAAAATATTTAATTGAACCCCAAGAAATCTGCAAGATAAGAGCTTTTTCTTTTAATGATTTAGACGAATGCTACGGACTTGGCAAAAAATATGCTTTTAATTGGCTTAGACAATTATAA
- the katG gene encoding catalase/peroxidase HPI: MKCPFTNEALSHTTLGGDINAKWWPEQLNLRILYQNPPTLKPTDDFSYKKEFEKLDVEELKKDLKKLMRSSQDWWPADYGHYGPLFIRLSWHSAGTYRVFDGRGGGSNGNQRFAPLNSWPDNINLDKARRLLWPIKQKYGNKISWGDLLVLAGTVALEDMGFKPYGFAFGRVDIWEAEIDTYWGDEMEWLSNEKRVKDGELQKPLAADHMGLIYVNPEGPNGEPNILEAAKQIRESFKRMAMNDEETVALIAGGHTFGKNHGAAPTSHLGKEVEAAPIEEQNLGWKNSYKSGKGPDTITSGIEGAWTPTPTKWDDSFLRIMFKYDWNLVKSPAGAWQWEAVDVDEEDMVPDAHIPGKKHKPIMLTTDLALRMDSEYKKIAKKFLENPKLLEEAFAKAWFKLTHRDLGPKSRYLGNDIGEDDFIWQDPIPKSYTSINEKEIETLKKEILEKLSIQEILYTVFSAVSTYRDTDKRGGLNGARIRLKPQIDWEINQDKRVAKTIKTLEKIKPDNITFADLLALSGIAAIEKAAKNAGVEINLDFYPGRGDATQEETDIESFNYLKPIANGFLNYLQNGCEELISERALIDLANKLTLTVPEMTVLIGGLRTLGINYNDTPYGRFSEDENRLDNEFFTKLLDMNIEWKPKNNQVFEGFDRKTNKKVYEATRVDLIFGANSQLRAQSEFYAQNDNKEKFIKDFAKAFNKLLNIDRFDIFWR, from the coding sequence ATGAAATGTCCATTTACAAATGAAGCATTATCTCATACAACACTTGGTGGAGATATAAATGCAAAATGGTGGCCAGAACAATTAAATTTAAGAATTCTTTATCAAAACCCACCAACACTAAAACCAACAGATGATTTTAGTTATAAAAAAGAGTTTGAAAAATTAGATGTAGAAGAATTAAAAAAAGATTTAAAAAAACTTATGCGCTCATCTCAGGATTGGTGGCCTGCTGATTATGGCCATTATGGTCCACTTTTTATAAGACTCTCTTGGCATAGTGCTGGGACATATAGAGTATTTGATGGAAGAGGTGGAGGAAGCAATGGAAATCAAAGATTTGCACCATTAAATAGTTGGCCTGATAATATCAATCTTGATAAAGCAAGAAGATTACTTTGGCCTATTAAACAAAAATATGGAAATAAAATATCTTGGGGTGATTTATTAGTTTTAGCTGGGACTGTGGCGCTTGAAGATATGGGATTTAAACCATATGGATTTGCATTTGGGAGAGTTGATATTTGGGAGGCAGAGATAGATACATACTGGGGAGATGAAATGGAGTGGCTCTCAAATGAAAAAAGAGTTAAAGATGGAGAACTTCAAAAACCTCTTGCAGCAGACCATATGGGGCTTATTTATGTAAATCCAGAAGGACCGAATGGAGAACCTAATATTCTTGAAGCTGCAAAACAAATTAGAGAAAGTTTTAAAAGAATGGCCATGAATGATGAAGAGACTGTGGCATTAATTGCAGGAGGTCATACATTTGGTAAAAACCATGGAGCTGCACCAACATCTCATTTAGGAAAAGAAGTTGAAGCAGCACCAATTGAAGAGCAAAACTTAGGATGGAAAAATAGTTATAAAAGTGGAAAAGGTCCTGATACTATTACAAGTGGGATTGAGGGAGCTTGGACACCAACTCCTACAAAATGGGATGATAGCTTTTTAAGAATTATGTTTAAGTATGATTGGAATTTAGTAAAAAGTCCAGCTGGTGCTTGGCAATGGGAAGCAGTAGATGTAGATGAAGAAGATATGGTCCCAGATGCTCATATACCAGGTAAAAAACATAAACCAATAATGCTAACAACTGATTTAGCTCTAAGAATGGATAGCGAATATAAAAAAATAGCAAAAAAATTTTTAGAAAATCCAAAATTATTAGAAGAAGCATTTGCAAAAGCTTGGTTTAAATTAACTCATAGAGACCTTGGACCTAAATCAAGATATTTAGGCAACGATATAGGTGAAGATGATTTTATTTGGCAAGACCCTATCCCAAAAAGTTATACAAGTATTAACGAAAAAGAAATAGAAACACTTAAAAAAGAGATTTTAGAAAAGTTATCTATTCAAGAAATTTTATATACAGTTTTTTCAGCAGTTTCTACATATAGAGACACAGATAAAAGAGGTGGATTAAATGGTGCAAGAATTAGATTAAAACCTCAAATTGATTGGGAGATAAATCAAGATAAAAGAGTTGCTAAAACAATAAAAACTCTTGAAAAAATCAAACCAGATAATATTACTTTTGCTGATTTACTTGCATTAAGTGGTATTGCAGCAATCGAAAAAGCAGCTAAAAATGCGGGAGTTGAAATAAATCTTGATTTTTATCCAGGAAGAGGTGATGCTACGCAAGAAGAAACTGATATAGAGTCATTTAATTATTTAAAACCCATAGCAAATGGATTTTTAAACTATTTGCAAAATGGATGTGAAGAGCTAATTAGTGAAAGGGCTTTAATAGATTTAGCAAATAAATTAACATTAACAGTCCCTGAAATGACAGTCTTAATAGGAGGACTTAGAACGCTTGGAATTAACTATAACGACACACCTTATGGAAGATTTAGTGAAGATGAAAATAGACTTGATAATGAGTTTTTTACAAAACTTCTTGATATGAATATTGAATGGAAACCAAAAAACAACCAAGTATTCGAAGGATTTGATAGAAAAACTAATAAAAAGGTATATGAAGCTACAAGAGTTGATTTAATATTTGGTGCTAACTCACAACTGAGAGCTCAAAGTGAATTTTATGCACAAAATGATAATAAAGAAAAATTCATTAAAGACTTCGCAAAAGCTTTCAATAAGCTCCTAAATATCGATAGATTCGATATTTTTTGGAGATAA
- a CDS encoding phosphoglycolate phosphatase encodes MLLLFDLDGTLIDSAKDLATSINYMLKTLNKKTYDEKIITKWIGNGGEVLIKRALSGGMEIKEIDEKEFLKAKEIFFNHYKNNLANNTTIYDGVIETLKNLPYKKVIITNKPHEFVKPILEKLNLIEYFDGYFGGDYFEEKKPSPLPLLKACEIYKTPIQKAIMIGDSKNDILAGKKANIKTIAVDYGYNQGEDIKTYNPDIIINDFRKLLEVI; translated from the coding sequence TTGCTTTTACTTTTTGATTTAGATGGGACTTTAATAGATTCTGCAAAAGATTTAGCTACTTCTATAAATTATATGCTAAAAACTCTAAACAAAAAAACATATGATGAAAAAATTATCACTAAATGGATAGGAAATGGTGGAGAAGTTTTAATAAAAAGGGCTTTAAGTGGGGGTATGGAGATAAAAGAGATTGATGAAAAAGAATTTCTCAAAGCAAAAGAGATTTTTTTTAATCATTATAAAAACAACTTAGCTAATAATACGACTATTTATGATGGTGTTATTGAAACATTAAAGAATTTACCTTATAAAAAAGTGATTATTACAAATAAACCTCATGAGTTTGTAAAACCTATTTTAGAAAAACTAAATTTAATAGAATATTTTGATGGATATTTTGGAGGAGATTATTTTGAAGAAAAAAAACCATCTCCCCTGCCACTACTTAAAGCATGTGAAATTTATAAAACGCCTATACAAAAAGCTATAATGATAGGTGATTCTAAAAATGATATTTTAGCTGGAAAAAAAGCAAATATTAAAACAATTGCAGTCGATTATGGATATAACCAAGGAGAAGATATTAAAACATATAATCCTGATATTATTATAAACGATTTTAGAAAACTTTTGGAGGTTATATAA
- a CDS encoding FAD-binding oxidoreductase, which yields MRVAVIGGGVAGSSVAFYLASLGVDITLFEKRGIVSGPPMCHLHAGGNLYREISDAQCIRLLKESIEFARLYKNAIDIRPTIIATPIDDEDAPKNYLNRLEKLKNEYKKLVEADPNNKVLGEVEDYYKVYYKEDLEKLKNKPIPNTPKTLDDWLIPFAKMTDLDKLKYPIFLVQEYGINVFRVSAIAEILLKRFNVKVKKAEVIEIKDKFEVIYTENKKIKKEKFDYVINSAGFESGKIDKSLGFKRKRFVEFKAAYVTKWNYDFPYLPEIIFHGKRGTPKGMAQFTPYNGGYIQLHGMTKDITLFENGLSKDEVSPKLDESFLEKINKGWDKKEAIERTKRAINHMSKFVPSFKNATPTSTPLFGAQQIPGNDPDLRAAEVSLEEDYARCEIVKANSIFAMADEIVIDMINKGYLNKEVYQNRDYLKFETKKEEVDKLAQKIAKKRGYPQEMGLLMYPQKNI from the coding sequence ATGAGAGTTGCTGTAATTGGAGGAGGAGTTGCTGGAAGTAGTGTTGCTTTTTATTTAGCATCTCTTGGAGTTGATATAACTTTATTTGAAAAAAGAGGAATAGTAAGTGGTCCTCCTATGTGTCATTTACACGCTGGTGGAAATTTATATAGAGAAATTAGTGACGCTCAATGTATAAGATTACTTAAAGAATCAATTGAATTTGCAAGGCTTTATAAAAATGCAATTGATATTCGTCCCACTATTATAGCTACGCCAATTGATGATGAAGACGCCCCAAAAAATTATTTAAATAGACTTGAAAAATTAAAAAATGAATATAAAAAGTTAGTAGAAGCTGACCCTAACAATAAAGTATTAGGAGAAGTTGAAGATTATTATAAAGTATATTACAAAGAAGATTTAGAAAAACTAAAAAATAAACCTATTCCAAATACTCCTAAAACTCTTGATGATTGGCTAATTCCTTTTGCAAAAATGACTGATTTAGACAAGTTAAAATATCCTATTTTTTTAGTCCAAGAGTATGGAATTAATGTATTTAGAGTCTCGGCAATTGCTGAGATTTTACTTAAAAGATTTAATGTAAAGGTTAAAAAAGCTGAGGTTATTGAAATAAAAGATAAATTTGAAGTAATTTACACAGAAAATAAAAAAATTAAAAAAGAAAAATTTGATTATGTAATAAATTCTGCTGGATTTGAAAGTGGTAAAATTGATAAATCACTTGGGTTTAAAAGAAAAAGATTTGTAGAATTTAAAGCTGCATATGTAACAAAATGGAATTACGATTTTCCTTATTTACCTGAGATAATTTTTCACGGAAAAAGAGGCACTCCAAAAGGAATGGCTCAATTTACTCCATATAATGGAGGATATATTCAACTTCATGGAATGACAAAAGATATAACTCTTTTTGAAAATGGACTTAGCAAAGATGAAGTATCCCCTAAATTAGATGAGAGTTTTTTAGAAAAAATCAATAAAGGATGGGACAAAAAAGAAGCAATTGAAAGGACAAAAAGAGCAATTAATCATATGTCAAAATTTGTTCCATCATTTAAAAACGCAACCCCAACCTCAACTCCACTTTTTGGAGCTCAACAAATCCCTGGAAATGACCCAGACCTTAGGGCTGCCGAGGTTAGTTTAGAAGAAGATTATGCAAGATGTGAAATTGTAAAAGCAAACTCTATTTTTGCAATGGCAGATGAAATTGTAATAGATATGATAAATAAAGGATATTTAAATAAAGAAGTTTATCAAAATAGAGATTACTTAAAATTTGAAACAAAAAAAGAAGAAGTAGATAAATTAGCTCAAAAAATTGCTAAAAAAAGAGGATACCCACAAGAGATGGGACTTCTTATGTATCCTCAAAAAAATATTTAA
- the carA gene encoding glutamine-hydrolyzing carbamoyl-phosphate synthase small subunit: protein MKVSILLENGMFFEASSFGSEGTAVGEIVFNTSMTGYQEIITDPSYAGQFVVFTMPEIGNVGVNKDDMESKKAHLKGVIVREYIDDFSNFRGERSLGDFLKDEGIIGISEIDTRFLTKTIRKEGAMMMVASTEIHDKDELEKILKNSPRIEEIDYIKEVTTKKEYIHPHGAWNSKEFKYNPKKTDKKIAVLDFGVKRNILNELTEAGMECLVLPANTEAEKITKMYENGEIGGVFLSNGPGDPLILKDIHEKIKKLLKAKIPMFGICLGHQLLSISHGYPTFKLKFGHHGGNHPVKNNLNKKPVVEITAQNHNYNVPEGIKEIAEVTHINLFDNTIEGVKYKNKPVFSVQHHPEASPGPHDSKYIFKEFYNIVK from the coding sequence ATGAAAGTGAGTATATTGCTTGAAAATGGAATGTTTTTTGAAGCGTCTTCTTTTGGAAGCGAAGGTACAGCAGTTGGTGAGATTGTATTTAATACTTCAATGACTGGATATCAAGAGATAATTACAGACCCAAGCTATGCAGGACAATTTGTAGTTTTTACAATGCCAGAGATTGGTAATGTTGGAGTAAATAAAGATGATATGGAAAGCAAAAAGGCTCATTTAAAAGGCGTAATTGTTAGAGAATATATAGATGATTTTTCTAATTTTAGAGGAGAGAGAAGTTTAGGAGATTTTTTAAAAGATGAGGGAATAATTGGAATTAGTGAAATTGATACAAGGTTTTTGACTAAAACAATTAGAAAAGAGGGTGCGATGATGATGGTCGCATCTACTGAAATTCACGATAAAGATGAGTTAGAAAAAATACTTAAAAATTCACCAAGAATTGAAGAGATTGATTATATAAAAGAAGTAACTACTAAAAAAGAATATATCCATCCACATGGGGCTTGGAATAGTAAAGAGTTTAAATATAACCCTAAAAAAACAGATAAAAAAATTGCAGTACTTGATTTTGGAGTTAAAAGAAATATTCTTAATGAATTAACCGAAGCTGGAATGGAGTGTTTAGTTTTACCTGCTAATACTGAGGCTGAGAAGATTACTAAAATGTATGAAAATGGTGAAATTGGAGGTGTTTTTTTAAGTAATGGTCCAGGAGACCCATTAATTTTAAAAGATATTCATGAAAAAATAAAAAAACTTCTAAAAGCTAAAATTCCGATGTTTGGAATTTGTCTTGGACATCAGCTTTTGAGCATTTCTCATGGTTATCCTACTTTTAAACTAAAATTTGGTCATCACGGAGGAAATCATCCTGTTAAAAATAACTTAAATAAAAAGCCTGTTGTAGAAATCACAGCTCAAAATCATAATTATAATGTACCTGAGGGTATTAAAGAAATAGCAGAAGTAACTCATATAAATCTATTTGATAATACAATTGAGGGAGTAAAATATAAAAATAAACCTGTCTTTTCAGTCCAACACCACCCAGAAGCATCTCCTGGGCCACATGATAGCAAATATATTTTTAAAGAGTTTTATAATATTGTAAAATGA
- a CDS encoding DUF507 family protein translates to MLIKEAQVPFIARKIAYDLLNSKLVEFPKGIDNAIKEIEEIILDDVLWEREIEDKAREIIAKKEEEDEFLFYDVDRRELFKLIKKQVAQEEGFNIKKEDRFDDLSMFIVKELWDKELIDYDVRDGKIKNIIFNSIMEFLNREKEAKEAVYKKIENYKRPLVPGSDEWELVFQRLYEQELRKRGLI, encoded by the coding sequence ATGCTTATTAAAGAAGCCCAAGTACCTTTCATAGCAAGAAAAATAGCATATGATTTATTAAATTCAAAGTTAGTTGAGTTTCCAAAAGGCATTGACAATGCCATAAAAGAGATAGAAGAGATAATACTTGATGATGTATTATGGGAGAGAGAAATAGAAGATAAAGCAAGAGAAATAATTGCTAAAAAAGAAGAAGAAGATGAGTTTTTATTTTATGATGTAGATAGAAGGGAGTTATTTAAACTTATAAAAAAACAAGTAGCACAGGAAGAGGGATTTAATATAAAAAAAGAAGATAGATTTGATGATTTATCTATGTTTATAGTAAAAGAGTTGTGGGATAAAGAGTTAATAGATTATGATGTAAGAGATGGAAAAATAAAAAATATTATATTTAATTCAATTATGGAGTTTTTAAATAGAGAAAAAGAAGCAAAAGAGGCTGTTTATAAAAAAATTGAAAATTATAAAAGACCGCTTGTGCCAGGTAGTGATGAGTGGGAACTTGTTTTTCAAAGATTATACGAACAAGAACTTAGAAAAAGAGGTTTAATTTAA